The sequence TCTTCTTAATGAATCGGGCCATATTCTGGAATAAGGCGAGGGTTCAAATCAGGGGATTTTAAAAAAAATGGGAGATAGTTAAACAACCAATCAACCATACGCATTCATGTAAAAAGAATAAATGAATATTGATTCCAAAATCTGAACAAAATAATTTTACTTGTAAATACAATTGAAAATGAGGCTTTATTGATATGGAAATTGAGTTGAATAAACAAGCAGTTTTAACTATTCGTGGTTTGTATTTTTGCATTGTGGAACAGTGGGCATGTATTAACAAAGTACACGGTATTTCTTCAGCTCAGCAACATCTCTTATTCATTTTATCTACACATGAAAAACCACTAACAATTAGTGAGATAAGCAATTTAGGTTGTTGGCACTTATCTACAGTAAGTCGACTGTTACAACCCTTGATAAGAGAGAATTTTGTTACTGTACAAAAATGTAAAACGAAATACAAATATGTATCAATTACTAATCAAGGCTTCGAGAAGTTAAAGGAAATTGCTAAGCAAGTTTTTCCACTGAAGGAATTTCCGTTTGATTTTTCAGATATTGAACAAGAAGAAGTTCAAATATTTATTGAAATAGGGTTGAAAATATTAAAAAATTTTAAGGGTGAGGAATTTTTAACTTGGGTTAAAAAACCCCACTTCCAAGAGTATCAATCGTCCTAGTTATTAATGATATTTCTACCGTTGTTTACAATTTATTAGGAGGAAACAAAAGTTGGAAACAGATAACAGTATTAGACTTACATCTGGTGAAATTGCGAGTTTATGGACGACATACATGAGTGATAGCATGGCAATATGCGTGATTAAACATGCTTTAGATAAGGTAGAAGATACAGAAATTCGTGCTGTTTTG comes from Neobacillus endophyticus and encodes:
- a CDS encoding MarR family winged helix-turn-helix transcriptional regulator, with product MEIELNKQAVLTIRGLYFCIVEQWACINKVHGISSAQQHLLFILSTHEKPLTISEISNLGCWHLSTVSRLLQPLIRENFVTVQKCKTKYKYVSITNQGFEKLKEIAKQVFPLKEFPFDFSDIEQEEVQIFIEIGLKILKNFKGEEFLTWVKKPHFQEYQSS